From Elaeis guineensis isolate ETL-2024a chromosome 16, EG11, whole genome shotgun sequence, a single genomic window includes:
- the LOC105037574 gene encoding probable E3 ubiquitin-protein ligase ATL44: MPSPTRFLQSSGHLAAADPPGPLAVDSDVVVILAALLCALICVVGLALVARCAWLRRSSPSAQPLPPTKGLKKKALRSLPTLSFDGSTASAAAAAGGKLAECPICLAEFAAGDEIRILPHCGHGFHVACVDTWLASHSSCPSCRQILVVPTPSRCPRCGATSAASTAAAEGGAKAGENGEFLP; the protein is encoded by the coding sequence ATGCCTTCTCCAACGAGGTTTCTTCAGTCCTCCGGCCACTTAGCAGCGGCGGATCCACCGGGACCGCTGGCCGTTGACTCGGACGTGGTGGTGATCCTGGCGGCGCTGCTTTGCGCCCTAATCTGCGTCGTGGGCCTCGCCCTCGTCGCGCGCTGCGCCTGGCTCCGTCGCTCCTCCCCCTCCGCCCAGCCTTTGCCGCCGACCAAGGGGCTCAAGAAGAAGGCCCTCCGCTCTCTCCCGACGCTCTCCTTCGACGGTTCCAccgcctccgccgccgccgctgcCGGCGGGAAGCTGGCGGAGTGCCCGATCTGCCTTGCCGAGTTCGCCGCCGGCGACGAGATCCGGATCCTCCCGCACTGCGGCCACGGGTTTCACGTCGCGTGCGTGGACACGTGGCTCGCGTCCCACTCGTCCTGCCCCTCCTGCCGCCAGATTCTCGTCGTCCCCACCCCGTCCCGATGCCCGAGGTGCGGTGCCACCTCCGCCGCCTCCACCGCTGCGGCAGAGGGCGGGGCCAAGGCCGGGGAGAACGGCGAGTTCTTGCCCTGA